One window of the Populus trichocarpa isolate Nisqually-1 chromosome 9, P.trichocarpa_v4.1, whole genome shotgun sequence genome contains the following:
- the LOC7469609 gene encoding homeobox protein HAT3.1 isoform X1, with amino-acid sequence MSEAENMGVSPSQVSSQTKSYSCPSQTKLENTHGFTAEYNCGGYSEEKHKLESEIIQTEAGDSGTAVLQSGAGETVEPSTEDVTNNSFTDLDPPPEDARGATFDESSRPILTAIDQKLEPGARSVNTACTHGESSKATDSGILQDEPGNTNAASSSCIANETSQASLENLANNSCTEDVGPPYGDASKGNQIDKSSYPQQTISGHTLELLSDRACCERSEERQKPGSELSENESTGIDTELYSGIAIENSEPLTQLVTKSSPIKHVGLLPGDSIIIPANEQTRPTHDDEDKGPDHEHLETPSRVAIGITRRGRPRGKSASRLSRKIYMLRSLRSSDRVLRSRSQEKPKAPESSNNSGNVNSTGDKKGKRRKKRRGKNIVADEYSKIRAHLRYLLNRMSYEQSLITAYSGEGWKGLSLEKLKPEKELQRATSEITRRKVKIRDLFQHIDSLCSEGRFPSSLFDSEGQIDSEDIFCAKCGSKDLNADNDIILCDGACDRGFHQFCLIPPLLREDIPPDDEGWLCPGCDCKVDCIGLLNDSQGTNISISDSWEKVFPEAAATASGQKLDHNFGPSSDDSDDNDYEPDGPDIDKKSQEEESSSDESDFTSASDEFKAPPDGKEYLGLSSDDSEDDDYDPDAPVLEEKLKQESSSSDFTSDSEDLAATINGDGLSLEDECHMPIEPRGVSNGRKSKFDGKKMQSLNSELLSMLEPDLCQDESATVSGKRNVDRLDYKKLYDETYGNISTSSDDDYTDTVGPRKRRKNTGDVATVTANGDASVTENGMNSKNMNQELKENKRNPERGTCQNSSFQETNVSPAKSYVGASLSGSSGKSVRPSAYKKLGEAVTQRLYSYFKENQYPDRAAKASLAEELGITFEQVNKWFVNARWSFNHSSSTGTSKAESASGKGSCDGQVRDSESKNRKSNKQKTNTLKSRR; translated from the exons ATGTCTGAGGCTGAGAACATGGGTGTTTCTCCATCACAAGTTAGTTCTCAAACTAAAAGTTACTCATGCCCTTCACAAACTAAACTGGAAAATACTCATGGATTTACTGCTGAATACAACTGTGGTGGATATTCGGAAGAGAAACATAAGCTTGAGTCTGAAATCATACAAACTGAAGCCGGAGATAGCGGTACTGCAGTTCTCCAATCTGGTGCTGGGGAAACTGTGGAACCATCTACTGAAGATGTAACAAACAATTCTTTTACTGATTTGGATCCACCTCCCGAAGATGCCAGGGGTGCTACTTTTGATGAAAGTTCAAGACCTATACTAACTGCTATAGATCAGAAACTCGAGCCAGGTGCTAGAAGTGTGAATACTGCGTGTACGCATGGTGAATCATCAAAAGCAACTGACTCTGGTATTCTACAGGATGAACCTGGAAATACCAATGCTGCATCATCAAGCTGCATTGCTAATGAAACCTCACAAGCATCACTTGAAAATCTAGCCAATAATTCTTGTACTGAAGATGTGGGTCCGCCGTATGGAGATGCAAGCAAGGGTAACCAGATTGATAAAAGTTCATACCCTCAACAAACTATATCTGGACATACACTTGAGTTACTTTCTGACAGAGCTTGTTGTGAACGATCAGAAGAAAGACAGAAGCCTGGATCTGAACTTTCAGAAAATGAATCAACGGGAATTGACACTGAATTATATAGTGGCATTGCTATCGAGAATTCAGAGCCGCTTACTCAACTAGTGACCAAGAGTTCTCCTATCAAACATGTAGGCTTGCTTCCTGGTGACAGCATCATCATTCCTGCAAATGAACAAACAAGACCAACTCATGATGATGAGGACAAAGGCCCAGATCATGAACATTTGGAAACACCATCTAGAGTTGCGATTGGTATTACTAGACGCGGTAGACCTAGAGGTAAGAGTGCTTCAAGATTGTCAAGGAAGATATATATGTTAAGATCTTTGAGAAGTAGTGATAGAGTTCTCCGGTCAAGATCACAAGAGAAACCTAAAGCTCCTGAATCAAGTAATAATTCAGGTAATGTTAATTCCACTGGtgataaaaaagggaaaagaaggaaaaagagaagaggaaagaaTATTGTGGCTGATGAATATTCCAAAATCAGGGCACATCTTAGGTACTTATTGAATCGGATGAGCTATGAGCAAAGCTTGATCACTGCTTATTCTGGGGAAGGCTGGAAAGGACTTAG CCTAGAAAAGTTAAAGCCCGAGAAGGAGTTGCAGCGAGCCACATCTGAAATTACCAGACGCAAAGTGAAAATAAGGGATTTATTTCAACATATTGATTCTCTGTGCAGCGAAGGAAGGTTCCCATCATCTTTATTTGATTCTGAAGGACAGATTGACAGTGAGgat ATATTCTGTGCAAAATGTGGGTCCAAAGATTTGAATGCTGATAATGATATTATACTATGTGATGGTGCTTGTGACAGAGGATTTCATCAGTTCTGTTTGATACCACCATTGTTAAGAGAAGACA TTCCTCCTGATGATGAGGGCTGGTTATGCCCTGGATGTGATTGCAAAGTTGACTGCATTGGTTTGCTTAACGATTCTCAAGGAACAAATATATCTATCAGTGATAGCTGGGAG AAAGTTTTCCCTGAGGCTGCCGCCACAGCGTCTGGACAAAAACTGGATCACAACTTTGGACCATCTTCTGATGATTCTGATGATAATGATTATGAACCTGATGGTCCAGATATTGATAAGAAGAGTCAGGAGGAGGAATCGAGCTCTGACGAATCTGACTTCACTTCTGCATCTGATGAATTCAAGGCTCCCCCGGATGGCAAAGAGTACTTGGGGCTCTCTTCTGATGATTCAGAGGATGATGACTATGATCCTGATGCTCCAGTTCTTGAGGAGAAGCTGAAGCAGGAAAGTTCAAGTTCTGATTTTACATCAGACTCTGAGGATCTTGCTGCAACTATTAATGGTGATGGGTTGTCTTTAGAAGATGAATGCCACATGCCTATTGAACCTCGTGGAGTTTCTAATGGGAGGAAATCTAAATTTGATGGAAAGAAGATGCAGTCTTTAAACAGCGAGCTTTTATCCATGCTAGAACCAGATCTGTGCCAAGATGAGTCAGCAACTGTTTCTGGAAAAAGAAATGTTGACAGATTGGACTACAAGAAGCTCTATGAT GAAACGTATGGAAACATTTCTACTTCAAGTGATGATGATTACACTGATACTGTTGGGCCAAGGAAGAGGAGGAAAAATACTGGAGATGTTGCTACAGTGACAGCAAACGGAGATGCCTCTGTTACCGAGAATGGAATGAATAGCAAGAATATGAACCAGGAATTAAAGGAGAACAAACGTAATCCTGAGAGAGGAACTTGCCAAAACTCGAGCTTTCAAGAAACAAATGTTTCCCCGGCTAAATCATATGTTGGTGCATCTCTATCTGGTTCTAGTGGTAAAAGCGTTAGGCCCTCTGCTTATAAAAAACTTGGAGAAGCTGTAACTCAG AGACTGTACAGTTACTTCAAGGAAAATCAGTATCCAGACCGAGCTGCAAAAGCAAGCTTGGCAGAAGAGCTAGGAATTACTTTTGAGCAG GTTAACAAGTGGTTTGTGAATGCCCGTTGGAGCTTCAACCATTCATCATCTACAGGTACAAGTAAAGCTGAAAGTGCTTCTGGAAAAGGTAGCTGTGATGGCCAAGTGAGGGATAGTGAATCGAAGAACCGAAAGAgcaataaacaaaaaactaacACCCTGAAATCTAGGAGATAA
- the LOC7469609 gene encoding homeobox protein HAT3.1 isoform X2 — protein sequence MSEAENMGVSPSQVSSQTKSYSCPSQTKLENTHGFTAEYNCGGYSEEKHKLESEIIQTEAGDSGTAVLQSGAGETVEPSTEDVTNNSFTDLDPPPEDARGATFDESSRPILTAIDQKLEPGARSVNTACTHGESSKATDSGILQDEPGNTNAASSSCIANETSQASLENLANNSCTEDVGPPYGDASKGNQIDKSSYPQQTISGHTLELLSDRACCERSEERQKPGSELSENESTGIDTELYSGIAIENSEPLTQLVTKSSPIKHVGLLPGDSIIIPANEQTRPTHDDEDKGPDHEHLETPSRVAIGITRRGRPRGKSASRLSRKIYMLRSLRSSDRVLRSRSQEKPKAPESSNNSGNVNSTGDKKGKRRKKRRGKNIVADEYSKIRAHLRYLLNRMSYEQSLITAYSGEGWKGLSLEKLKPEKELQRATSEITRRKVKIRDLFQHIDSLCSEGRFPSSLFDSEGQIDSEDIFCAKCGSKDLNADNDIILCDGACDRGFHQFCLIPPLLREDIPPDDEGWLCPGCDCKVDCIGLLNDSQGTNISISDSWEKVFPEAAATASGQKLDHNFGPSSDDSDDNDYEPDGPDIDKKSQEEESSSDESDFTSASDEFKAPPDGKEYLGLSSDDSEDDDYDPDAPVLEEKLKQESSSSDFTSDSEDLAATINGDGLSLEDECHMPIEPRGVSNGRKSKFDGKKMQSLNSELLSMLEPDLCQDESATVSGKRNVDRLDYKKLYDETYGNISTSSDDDYTDTVGPRKRRKNTGDVATVTANGDASVTENGMNSKNMNQELKENKRNPERGTCQNSSFQETNVSPAKSYVGASLSGSSGKSVRPSAYKKLGEAVTQLLQGKSVSRPSCKSKLGRRARNYF from the exons ATGTCTGAGGCTGAGAACATGGGTGTTTCTCCATCACAAGTTAGTTCTCAAACTAAAAGTTACTCATGCCCTTCACAAACTAAACTGGAAAATACTCATGGATTTACTGCTGAATACAACTGTGGTGGATATTCGGAAGAGAAACATAAGCTTGAGTCTGAAATCATACAAACTGAAGCCGGAGATAGCGGTACTGCAGTTCTCCAATCTGGTGCTGGGGAAACTGTGGAACCATCTACTGAAGATGTAACAAACAATTCTTTTACTGATTTGGATCCACCTCCCGAAGATGCCAGGGGTGCTACTTTTGATGAAAGTTCAAGACCTATACTAACTGCTATAGATCAGAAACTCGAGCCAGGTGCTAGAAGTGTGAATACTGCGTGTACGCATGGTGAATCATCAAAAGCAACTGACTCTGGTATTCTACAGGATGAACCTGGAAATACCAATGCTGCATCATCAAGCTGCATTGCTAATGAAACCTCACAAGCATCACTTGAAAATCTAGCCAATAATTCTTGTACTGAAGATGTGGGTCCGCCGTATGGAGATGCAAGCAAGGGTAACCAGATTGATAAAAGTTCATACCCTCAACAAACTATATCTGGACATACACTTGAGTTACTTTCTGACAGAGCTTGTTGTGAACGATCAGAAGAAAGACAGAAGCCTGGATCTGAACTTTCAGAAAATGAATCAACGGGAATTGACACTGAATTATATAGTGGCATTGCTATCGAGAATTCAGAGCCGCTTACTCAACTAGTGACCAAGAGTTCTCCTATCAAACATGTAGGCTTGCTTCCTGGTGACAGCATCATCATTCCTGCAAATGAACAAACAAGACCAACTCATGATGATGAGGACAAAGGCCCAGATCATGAACATTTGGAAACACCATCTAGAGTTGCGATTGGTATTACTAGACGCGGTAGACCTAGAGGTAAGAGTGCTTCAAGATTGTCAAGGAAGATATATATGTTAAGATCTTTGAGAAGTAGTGATAGAGTTCTCCGGTCAAGATCACAAGAGAAACCTAAAGCTCCTGAATCAAGTAATAATTCAGGTAATGTTAATTCCACTGGtgataaaaaagggaaaagaaggaaaaagagaagaggaaagaaTATTGTGGCTGATGAATATTCCAAAATCAGGGCACATCTTAGGTACTTATTGAATCGGATGAGCTATGAGCAAAGCTTGATCACTGCTTATTCTGGGGAAGGCTGGAAAGGACTTAG CCTAGAAAAGTTAAAGCCCGAGAAGGAGTTGCAGCGAGCCACATCTGAAATTACCAGACGCAAAGTGAAAATAAGGGATTTATTTCAACATATTGATTCTCTGTGCAGCGAAGGAAGGTTCCCATCATCTTTATTTGATTCTGAAGGACAGATTGACAGTGAGgat ATATTCTGTGCAAAATGTGGGTCCAAAGATTTGAATGCTGATAATGATATTATACTATGTGATGGTGCTTGTGACAGAGGATTTCATCAGTTCTGTTTGATACCACCATTGTTAAGAGAAGACA TTCCTCCTGATGATGAGGGCTGGTTATGCCCTGGATGTGATTGCAAAGTTGACTGCATTGGTTTGCTTAACGATTCTCAAGGAACAAATATATCTATCAGTGATAGCTGGGAG AAAGTTTTCCCTGAGGCTGCCGCCACAGCGTCTGGACAAAAACTGGATCACAACTTTGGACCATCTTCTGATGATTCTGATGATAATGATTATGAACCTGATGGTCCAGATATTGATAAGAAGAGTCAGGAGGAGGAATCGAGCTCTGACGAATCTGACTTCACTTCTGCATCTGATGAATTCAAGGCTCCCCCGGATGGCAAAGAGTACTTGGGGCTCTCTTCTGATGATTCAGAGGATGATGACTATGATCCTGATGCTCCAGTTCTTGAGGAGAAGCTGAAGCAGGAAAGTTCAAGTTCTGATTTTACATCAGACTCTGAGGATCTTGCTGCAACTATTAATGGTGATGGGTTGTCTTTAGAAGATGAATGCCACATGCCTATTGAACCTCGTGGAGTTTCTAATGGGAGGAAATCTAAATTTGATGGAAAGAAGATGCAGTCTTTAAACAGCGAGCTTTTATCCATGCTAGAACCAGATCTGTGCCAAGATGAGTCAGCAACTGTTTCTGGAAAAAGAAATGTTGACAGATTGGACTACAAGAAGCTCTATGAT GAAACGTATGGAAACATTTCTACTTCAAGTGATGATGATTACACTGATACTGTTGGGCCAAGGAAGAGGAGGAAAAATACTGGAGATGTTGCTACAGTGACAGCAAACGGAGATGCCTCTGTTACCGAGAATGGAATGAATAGCAAGAATATGAACCAGGAATTAAAGGAGAACAAACGTAATCCTGAGAGAGGAACTTGCCAAAACTCGAGCTTTCAAGAAACAAATGTTTCCCCGGCTAAATCATATGTTGGTGCATCTCTATCTGGTTCTAGTGGTAAAAGCGTTAGGCCCTCTGCTTATAAAAAACTTGGAGAAGCTGTAACTCAG TTACTTCAAGGAAAATCAGTATCCAGACCGAGCTGCAAAAGCAAGCTTGGCAGAAGAGCTAGGAATTACTTTTGA
- the LOC18102091 gene encoding G2/mitotic-specific cyclin C13-1 produces MSENENHVQSTRSSSSSSRKRAPKAHHPLPPSKKKRVPLGELTNSLHITTNNSDCNISESKYAAKADDLPPPSTESSRDSDFETTPKIECEVKEGNHNDLEKFPSAESIKKSGLRRCSYTSSIYRYLHSLEMEGNRRCLSNYMREVQNDVSGNMREILVDWLVEVAEEYRLVSDTLYLTVSYIDRFLSSQALSRNNLQLLGVSCMLIASKYEEISPPHVESFCHITDNTYTKDQVLDMEKQVLKSLNYEMGAPTTINFLRILLKAAQENCESSDLQFELLSCYLAELSLLEYGCMRFLPSMIAASAVFLSSFTIQPQMHPWSMALQRHSGYRPSDLKECVLAIHDIQLNRKGSSSRAVRDKYTQNKFKHVATLSPPSEVPGRYFAAINELCSVRFSRMR; encoded by the exons ATGAGCGAGAACGAGAATCACGTGCAATCCACGcgctcatcatcatcatcatccaggAAACGGGCCCCAAAGGCTCACCACCCTCTGCCACCCTCCAAGAAGAAGCGAGTCCCATTGGGTGAACTCACAAACTCTCTCCATATCACCACCAACAACTCGGATTGCAATATCAGCGAGTCTAAGTATGCAGCCAAAGCGGATGACTTGCCACCACCAAGTACTGAGTCAAGTCGAGACTCGGATTTCGAGACCACCCCGAAGATTGAATGTGAAGTGAAGGAGGGGAATCATAACGATTTAGAAAAGTTTCCGAGCGCTGAGTCCATTAAAAAATCAGGGTTAAGGAGGTGTTCTTACACTTCCTCTATCTATCGATATCTTCACTCCTTGGAG ATGGAGGGCAATAGAAGGTGCTTGTCAAATTACATGCGGGAGGTGCAGAATGATGTATCAGGCAATATGCGGGAAATTCTAGTGGATTGGTTAGTGGAAGTTGCAGAAGAATACAGACTTGTCTCAGACACCCTTTATCTCACTGTATCGTATATCGATAGGTTTCTATCTTCACAGGCTTTGAGTAGGAACAATCTACAGCTTCTTGGTGTTTCTTGCATGCTTATTGCCTC GAAGTATGAAGAGATTAGTCCTCCACATGTCGAGAGCTTTTGCCACATAACAGACAACACTTACACCAAGGATCAG GTACTTGATATGGAGAAACAAGTACTTAAATCCTTGAACTATGAAATGGGTGCTCCTACAACAATAAATTTTCTCag AATCTTGCTGAAAGCTGCTCAAGAGAATTGCGAA TCTTCTGATTTGCAATTCGAGCTCTTGAGTTGTTATCTGGCGGAGCTAAGTTTGTTAGAATATGGGTGCATGCGCTTCTTACCATCAATGATTGCTGCATCAGCTGTTTTCCTTTCAAGTTTCACGATCCAGCCACAGATGCATCCTTgg AGTATGGCATTGCAGCGTCATTCAGGTTACAGACCATCTGACCTAAAGGAATGTGTTCTTGCTATTCATGACATTcaattaaatagaaaaggaagCTCTTCGCGAGCAGTGAGAGATAAATACACACAGAACAAG TTTAAGCATGTGGCAACTTTATCTCCTCCCTCAGAAGTTCCTGGGCGTTACTTTGCGGCCATCAATGAGTTATGCTCTGTGAGATTCTCAAGAATGCGTTGA